In a genomic window of Magnolia sinica isolate HGM2019 chromosome 14, MsV1, whole genome shotgun sequence:
- the LOC131225410 gene encoding protein TRIGALACTOSYLDIACYLGLYCEROL 4, chloroplastic isoform X1: MKKLRWAMDSGFWDLDMSTPMTIDGIARPVPGNPLPLGLSRGIKLSRPKQLDFMHRFMSTPLVPSYAGDPARGGDGFTLQRAFTFPFGENWFATLLGQFHLQKLISSVKESTPGNPPESSWLKNIGQHLCDKSLYALGFCSEFLILPDLSILLNSEAYADKKGRRNKAIVLQKLPHHNLTMEATWPGLFVDDLGKYWDVPLSMAIDLAPVASDSGSSYHLCIQHNSGHPKQFGGDQTSGVPPNLLPGFCVKAAYSVKKDADIWRSKERKLKMVQPFDVFLSDPHVSASVIMGSVVSASFGDNSVRPPTEDLQGFRALRILAQGSKHAFLADLFASVSCTAHHGYFQRLFFDLTRLNARLDFPSGLKFLTGATHLAQSFYHSQKPDSEAVHAICPDVTLSLQQQIVGAFSFRVDSRITFDSKIQNRFARIDESVFAIEYALKVLGSAKAVAWYSTKQREAMVELRFFES; the protein is encoded by the exons atgaagaAATTGAGATGGGCTATGGACAGTGGATTCTGGGATTTGGACATGTCCACGCCAATGACTATCGACGGCATCGCTCGACCCGTCCCTGGAAACCCTCTTCCTCTCGGCCTGTCGAGAGGAATCAAGCTATCGAGGCCGAAACAGCTTGATTTCATGCATCGCTTCATGTCGACCCCGCTCGTCCCTTCTTACGCCGGCGATCCGGCCAGAGGTGGTGATGGGTTCACCCTGCAACGTGCTTTCACCTTCCCTTTTGGTGAGAATTG GTTTGCTACTTTACTAGGCCAGTTCCACTTACAGAAATTAATATCTTCTGTCAAAGAAAGCACGCCAGGAAATCCCCCAGAATCCTCATGGCTTAAAAACATAGGCCAACATCTTTGTGATAAATCGCTATATGCTCTTGGTTTCTGTTCAGAATTCTTGATCCTACCAGATTTATCTATACTCCTAAACTCAGAAGCATATGCCGATAAGAAGGGACGCAGAAACAAGGCAATTGTCCTTCAAAAG CTTCCACATCACAACTTAACAATGGAGGCGACATGGCCTGGACTTTTTGTTGATGATCTTGGCAAATACTGGGATGTGCCATTATCAATGGCTATTGATCTTGCTCCTGTTGCTTCTGACTCTGGCTCGAGTTATCATTTATGCATACAGCATAACAGTGGGCATCCCAAGCAGTTTGGAGGTGATCAGACCAGTGGAGTACCTCCAAATCTACTGCCTGGGTTCTGTGTCAAAGCTGCCTATTCTGTTAAGAAGGATGCTGATATTTGGAGAAGCAAGGAAAGGAAGTTGAAAATGGTGcagccatttgatgtatttctgTCGGATCCTCATGTTTCAGCTTCAGTGATCATGG GTAGTGTCGTCAGTGCATCGTTTGGGGATAACTCTGTGAGACCTCCAACAGAAGATTTGCAGGGTTTCAGGGCCTTACGCATACTTGCCCAAGGAAGCAAGCATGCTTTTCTAGCAGATTTGTTTGCATCCGTTTCTTGTACAGCTCATCATGGATATTTTCAGAGGCTTTTCTTTGATCTCACCAGATTAAATGCGCGTCTAGATTTCCCTTCCGGTTTGAAATTTCTAACAGGTGCTACACATCTAGCACAGAGCTTCTATCATTCTCAAAAACCTGATTCTGAGGCAGTCCATGCAATCTGCCCTGATGTCACACTTTCGCTTCAGCAACAG ATTGTTGGAGCTTTCAGCTTCCGAGTGGATTCCAGAATCACATTCGACTCAAAGATCCAAAACCGTTTTGCCCGCATAGATGAATCGGTTTTTGCTATTGAGTATGCCTTGAAGGTTCTTGGTTCAGCAAAGGCAGTCGCTTGGTATTCCACAAAACAACGAGAGGCCATGGTTGAGCTACGGTTCTTTGAGAGCTAA
- the LOC131225410 gene encoding protein TRIGALACTOSYLDIACYLGLYCEROL 4, chloroplastic isoform X2 — MVVCLCRFATLLGQFHLQKLISSVKESTPGNPPESSWLKNIGQHLCDKSLYALGFCSEFLILPDLSILLNSEAYADKKGRRNKAIVLQKLPHHNLTMEATWPGLFVDDLGKYWDVPLSMAIDLAPVASDSGSSYHLCIQHNSGHPKQFGGDQTSGVPPNLLPGFCVKAAYSVKKDADIWRSKERKLKMVQPFDVFLSDPHVSASVIMGSVVSASFGDNSVRPPTEDLQGFRALRILAQGSKHAFLADLFASVSCTAHHGYFQRLFFDLTRLNARLDFPSGLKFLTGATHLAQSFYHSQKPDSEAVHAICPDVTLSLQQQIVGAFSFRVDSRITFDSKIQNRFARIDESVFAIEYALKVLGSAKAVAWYSTKQREAMVELRFFES, encoded by the exons ATGGTTGTATGT CTATGCAGGTTTGCTACTTTACTAGGCCAGTTCCACTTACAGAAATTAATATCTTCTGTCAAAGAAAGCACGCCAGGAAATCCCCCAGAATCCTCATGGCTTAAAAACATAGGCCAACATCTTTGTGATAAATCGCTATATGCTCTTGGTTTCTGTTCAGAATTCTTGATCCTACCAGATTTATCTATACTCCTAAACTCAGAAGCATATGCCGATAAGAAGGGACGCAGAAACAAGGCAATTGTCCTTCAAAAG CTTCCACATCACAACTTAACAATGGAGGCGACATGGCCTGGACTTTTTGTTGATGATCTTGGCAAATACTGGGATGTGCCATTATCAATGGCTATTGATCTTGCTCCTGTTGCTTCTGACTCTGGCTCGAGTTATCATTTATGCATACAGCATAACAGTGGGCATCCCAAGCAGTTTGGAGGTGATCAGACCAGTGGAGTACCTCCAAATCTACTGCCTGGGTTCTGTGTCAAAGCTGCCTATTCTGTTAAGAAGGATGCTGATATTTGGAGAAGCAAGGAAAGGAAGTTGAAAATGGTGcagccatttgatgtatttctgTCGGATCCTCATGTTTCAGCTTCAGTGATCATGG GTAGTGTCGTCAGTGCATCGTTTGGGGATAACTCTGTGAGACCTCCAACAGAAGATTTGCAGGGTTTCAGGGCCTTACGCATACTTGCCCAAGGAAGCAAGCATGCTTTTCTAGCAGATTTGTTTGCATCCGTTTCTTGTACAGCTCATCATGGATATTTTCAGAGGCTTTTCTTTGATCTCACCAGATTAAATGCGCGTCTAGATTTCCCTTCCGGTTTGAAATTTCTAACAGGTGCTACACATCTAGCACAGAGCTTCTATCATTCTCAAAAACCTGATTCTGAGGCAGTCCATGCAATCTGCCCTGATGTCACACTTTCGCTTCAGCAACAG ATTGTTGGAGCTTTCAGCTTCCGAGTGGATTCCAGAATCACATTCGACTCAAAGATCCAAAACCGTTTTGCCCGCATAGATGAATCGGTTTTTGCTATTGAGTATGCCTTGAAGGTTCTTGGTTCAGCAAAGGCAGTCGCTTGGTATTCCACAAAACAACGAGAGGCCATGGTTGAGCTACGGTTCTTTGAGAGCTAA